The Porites lutea chromosome 11, jaPorLute2.1, whole genome shotgun sequence genome contains the following window.
AAGATGGCATcgaaaactgtgacaaggtctattgtgaTTATCTTTTCTCTTGGTTATGTATAGATATTGTCAGGAGAAACTtcatgttgatcactcttgggtCAAGAGCTTCCTTAAAATTTGATATCTTGTTTCCCTCTGTATGATATTCTgattaagtttcctttttcattgAACAATTTAAAGACTTTTCCTCTTAGGTTAACTGTTATCTTCTTAGTGAAAGGTAGTCTCCCAAAGCTGGCTCTACCAGATGGCTGGATAGCACTGAACCATCGTAGTGGTGGAATTGTCTACCTTCATAAACCAACACGAGTGTGTACTTGGTCCCGCCCCTATCACATTGGTGGAGGAAGTGTCAGGGTATTGTGattcattattaattttattacatcattattattatctttatctttatcatcatcatcatcatcatttttatcattatcattgttgttttcattatcattatcaccattataatgttaataatattatcatgATCAactttatttccattttttaatcCAGACTTCAAGTTGTATTTTTTTACATGCTAGAAACCTCTGATATATTGAAAGGAAACCTTATTAATTacttaaaattttgttgttattttaaaataaatttcatgATTTGAAATATACAggtaatttaatttaaaaaatgtcatttaaaaTTATTCTAGTTATCATTTAAACAAGCTTTAAGGACAGAAAAACATCATGACAACTATGatacgttttcctttttgtgaAATATGTGATGTATTTTGCTTgaagaattttattattaaCCATTTCACTGGTTTTTAGTAAATTGGTTTCTTAGAAAACCATGGACAGCATTTGATTGCTTTCTTAAACCATCGAAGTATGCATTcataatttattactttaagTAACCTTTTTGCTGTATAACCAGTTTTTCCACATTATAGTCCTTAAAGACAGCTTAATATAATTTCACTGTACAGCTGAATGGCTGCTCCATAGTCATAATGAATCTGTTTAAAAGTGATCTTGGGAATCTGTTTTGATCTAATAATATTGAGGTTTAATTATTTCATGTAccaatgataaaaataaaataattattagtgaGAATATTAAACATAAAATTGAATCTATATATATCTTTATGGTCACCCACCTTTCACTTTTCTGCATCTTGCGCTTGCCTTAAAACTGTCCCCGGTTGGCCTTTAATGCCCACAGGAGGCAATTTTTGTCACATGCAAGGAGCTAATATAAAGTGAAGTGGGATGAGTGAGTTATATTAGTGCAGTAAGACAGCTGAAGATAGTTCTGAGACAGGACAGTATAATTTATCATTGCTTCAGCCAAAAGCACTCATGGTTTGCCGGggccttgaaaagtccttgaaaatcgaaaaattgtGGGATATCCTTAAAAGTCCTtcaatttttatcaaaagtccttgaatatttttgaaagctcCTTGAATAAAAATAACCTTTGTTTCAAAAAAGTGTTTTGTGCAAAAAACCTTGGTGATCAGGTCATTGTTTGATCTACTGTACCAGCAATCCCAGCTTCCTGAGAGGCAGATTAGAGCAAATCCAGGATTAAACTTTTAGTGTGATTGTGTTTATCTTCCAGTAGattgtcttaaaaataactaatTTTGTGTTATCATGTCTGGATCTCATATTAAGCTCTGGTTACATGTCCCTGTAGTAAAAAACCAgagcttaaaatttggcttaacgCTGGGTTAAACCTAACTGTCTTTTGAGGAAAAAGGCCCGGGGTCCAGTTAAGAAGAGGTTTTGGTGTAAAGTTAGTTTGGTTTGCACCTGTAAATTAAGTATTCTCATCATGTGCTGATTTATTAAACACTCTGCAATGTAGGTGTTCTTCTAGACATTTCCTCTTGGGTACTTTGTGAATTCCAGGTACAATAATAACCTCTGGGTGCAATTTCATAGTGAGGTTGTGGCAGGGGGGTTGTGTGAGCCTCCTTCACAGATTGTTAGTGAGACTTCttcaagcaaagcaaagcaaagcctTAAGAATATAATAATGCATAAGACACTAGGAGAGTTGATGTCTGCCATGTTATGACCTGTACAATACATGTACTCTTTGTTTGTTCAACCAACATTGTCTGTAGGTATACTTGCTATTCAGGGGTGATTAGTAGCCCTATTTTAGCTGGCTACTGCATTATAACAACCCTGCCACTTTTAAGTTTGAAAGTGAGTCAAGCAAAACAAATATAGGAGGATTTGCGTGATAAATGATCAGCTACTTTCCCTAAAAGATGAGCTACCTTTTAAAAAACCTTATTGACAACCGTGATGATAATTAGATAAATAACTAAGTACCATCAACATTTCAGAAACATGATGTGCCGTTAGCTTCCATTCCATGCTTTCaccaaaaaaaaggaatggCTTTAGAGGAAGCAGAAGCCAAAGGTGGAAATGAAGAGAAAGACAGCTTTCTGTCAAAGCAAGGAGCTTCAATTTTGAATGCACTAAATATGAGCGAGATGAATAGCGATGATGGGACACCAAAGGAGGATGCTGATATTGAGAAAGCACACCTTGTTGAGGGGCAGGAAAGAAATGGACTGGATGTGATCATGAGCCTTGCCAATTCAGATGGTGTGACAGAAAGTAATGAGGTGACTGGTGTGGAGATGGATGATGTGACACAAAAGGATGCTGTGACAAAGAGAAGTGATTTGGAAACACAACACTCACAAGTTGTAGAGGATTGTAGCTCTTCTAAACAGCAGGAAGGTTTGGGAAATGAGACATCTATGAAACCTGAAAAACTCGTTGAAGAGAGCAGTGGACCTCCGTTGGATCTAGTAGATGCTAAAGAGCTTGGATCATATCTTTCAAATTTATGGGAATTTCAACCTCTCACTTCAGACCAAGAAAAGAATGCTGTCAACTTCCAGCCACAAGTTTCTGATGACCTTGAACTGCCAGCTTCTTTAGAATGTCAACCATACGCACTGAAAGGTCCAGACAATTCCAAGCAATCAGGCAAAGACCTATTACTAAATCCGGGAGGCAAAACTCCAGTAGCACTTTTACATGAATACTGTCAACGAACTTTCAAAACTAAACCAGTTTATCTATCCAGTGAATGCGAGAGCGCACAAACACCATTTATGGCTGAGGTTCAGATAGATGGAATCAAGTATGGAATTGGAACAGGGTCAAACAAGAAAGTAGCGAAACAGGTTGCCGCTGAGGCAACACTAGAAGTGTTGATGCCTGGAGTTTTCAACAAAGTGCGTGATTACCAGATATCAAAAGCTGAATTAGAGGTAGGGAAAAATCATAAGAATCatcattaaaaaaatcttttcagaTAGTTTTCTTATCGTTTTATGATAATTTGATTTTTCCTACTTTGATTGACTCTCTTAAGTAACTGGTGTTTCAATTCGTTAAATTCAGTTgtttaaatctttatttaccatttttattTATACCCACTGTAATAATATCAAGTGAAGGCCTCACAAAACTGGGAGATGAAAAAATCACTACTTAATGTATTAGCcattttagatttttttgtaAGGCACACAAGAAACTTCCAAATgatattagagagttttagcttcatgtatatgttgtggttcaattttatccttggtttaaattttattttcttttgtttcaaactcattatcatgcATTACCGTActcaaaaacaaagggaaataaaatttaaatgaaggataaaattgaaccagaACATATACTTCATACGGCAAATGAGAATTTTTACCACATGACTAAGTTCTCCCATTAATTTTAGAactttactgttcattatttctacacataaattaaTAGTTTCATGCATCTCTTAACCataagaataattattgttttgagctgtttttatttgCCCATTTTCTAtcttgagaaattctcaacttgaatcagATGTTTGCCATTTGCTGTCTACATGAAGTTAAAACTCCCTCATGTTAGCTCAGGGCATCTTTCTTGGTTGCCTCTATATCGTCTACAGGTCTGGTGCATGATGGTTGAATTAAAACCCTTCTATGGTATTTATGCAAGTTGTATATTATTACGTATTAATCCCTTAActtgatatacatgtatttgtttgCTTGTACACTGCAcagttttttgacaaaatagaCATCGGTGATCCCCGGATCCCGGAGTTCTGTTCAAAGACAACACTTCCTAATCCATCACAAATCCTTGACGAATGTTTAAAAAGGTGAGGGCCTGTTGAATATGTTGAtgtgtatctttttttttaatatgaagAAATTACAATCAACTTTCTCTAAACAGATGCCTCTATTTGACATACATCCCCCTTATAAGGACGCTTAGAGTCGGTTACTTGAATGATGTCTAATTTACAGCTGTAGCTCATATGGCCtaagaaatctttggacctccagatttCTTCCTTAGTTAGTGATTTAATGAAGATAAGTGCCTTTCTAGTCTATGCAATATGCTTTCATGAAGCTGTTCTTTAGATGTATGTGTTGGGAAAGCTCAAAATGTACAATTAGGTCATTTTGTTAGCACTGTCTAAAAACTGTTTAAATGACCAATCCTTTACACTTTTTGGGCAGACACAGAGCTGACTGTATATGCATCCTCAAGATTTTTTGTTTGTCCTCATTCTTGTGTAGATTCTTTTCAACAACCCCTGTATTGAATATAACACATAAGGAATGTTAACATGATAAAATATTGCAAAGGACATTTACAACCAGGCAGCTTCTTACTAAAAAATAGTAATGATATTGTGCCTCTAACTGTTGACTGCTTTATCACATTGTGGCTGGCTGTCACAGATTTTGACAATCTGCTTGTCTCCCTGCCTGCTTGCCTATCTGTCTGTCTTTCTGCCTCTCTCTTTGTCTGTCTGTCTGCCTGTCTGTTTATCTGTCTGTCTGCCTGCCTATCTATCCATCTGTCTGTCGTCTGTCCATCCATCTGCCCGCCTGCCTGCCCATCTGTCTGTCAGCCCGCTTGCCTGCTTGTCTTTCCATGTGTCGGTCCGTCtgtcatccatccatccatctgccctctagcctgaatttcttccgattacttcgagtcgttattactccctcagtaacatCTGAATCGACTGGCCGTTAATGcggtccagtgacgtcactactctttgatctttgctttaattcatgcaaaaagtaaaacacgattttcaagtggcaaaacGAGAAATAttgtttggaaatgtctgcatgatacagaactgctttgttttttcatatttatttatttatttttcataattatacataattatgcgaatgtttagacaatcaaccaatcaaaatcactacccggttttcgggtagtgagtgacgtcactggacggcattaacggccggtcgattcagacgttgttgagaggagaaaacaaCTCGAAGCAAtgggatgaatttcaggctatctGCCCTCCTGGCTGCCTGTTTTTCCATCCATCCACCTGTCTGTCTGTCCGTCCGTCTGTCTGTCGGTCCATCTCTCTCTCTGCAGTCAACTGTTTAACCATAGTCTGGAACACAACTTAGCCATCAACAGGTTCCCTGAATTTGCTCTCTTTTAATTGCAGAAACCAAGGTGTATGTCCCTCTTCTATCAACTTCACAACCGTCTGTGCGCCAGACAGAAGTCTCTCGTATAAAATAACCTGTGGCAAACACGAAGCAATGGTATAACACTCTTTCTCTAATAGGCCATataataataactaataataataactttatttctatagcgctctttTCCTATGTTCAAGGTGCTTTACAGTCAAAGTCAAGGTCTTTACAGTCATATCCCCTCTGTCAGTTTTTAGGATGGAGGATTATCATGTAAGGCTTTTCTGAGAGGAATGCATGCACTAGGAATTTGACATACCAAACACTCACAAAAAGGGAATACGTGCAAAAAAGTCTTggtcttttttttaacaaaagtgcaCCCGGAGGCTTCCATCATGAAAGCAATTGACAAACTAAGGGAGGAGGCCCAGGCAAGGGGCAGGAGTGTGGAGAAAAATTTTTCCTCTCCTCTCcccttctcctcctttcttttgAACCATCAACCTCTCCCCttggaatcattttttttttacttgcgCTAATACTCTGACTCTGTCAGTTTCAACTTCCAAATTGTTCGCACCACAAAATACAATTGCTTTGCGGGCTAAAAAAGTCtaagtttttcattttattttttgtcttagTTCTTAATGTGTGACATAATTATCTTTTCAGGGTCCTTGTAAAAACAAGCGACTTGGAAAGCAGTTGGCTGCACAACAAATTTTAAAGGTACAACCGTTGTTTTCTTTGACATTCCACTCTCCTTTTATGTGGAGTAGTTGTAGATAAAATCTCTTTGCAGAATAAACCAGTATTCATcttagggtgctttccattaattttgtcagaactgaccggtcAGACTGTTCCCGTTGCGATGATGACTGGTCAGGCAATGGTCaagccggccagttctgacaaatggaaagcgtcCTTAGTTTTGattcagagttttctttgtttcctaacCCCATTTATTCATAGGGAAATCCTGATTTAACCTGAGAATAAATTTTACCTGCAAAAGATACACATCTAACTTTTATAAGTTGACCTGACCATTTTATCAGCGCTTTTGTTCCTGACCCCTTTACAAGTTGATCCTTACAAAACTTCATTACTCTCCATGACAGACTCATACAGTATCAGTGCCAACAGCTTCtgtcttaaggtgatgttacacgggactatttgcaacgacgattattggtgcaacacagcgttgccatgctggaacaatgttgtgaCCATTTGAAACAATGTCCCAAcaatattgcaacgctgtgttgcgctaaaaatcatcGTTGTGAATTGTCTCGTGTAACGTCACCTTTAGAGAGAGTTGGCTGTGTATACTTCATTTTGCCAAGTTCAACTTTGCAGCCTCATCTTTctaaccatcatcatcatcattatcatcattatcatcatcatctttttaCCTATTATTTACTCAAAGTATTGATGTTGGGTATTCTTTTGTAGAAGCTTCATCCACACCTGGAAAAGTGGGGTGCCTTGATCCGCATCTATTGTGACCGACCTACTGGTGCAATAAAAAAGGTACATACTGATTTTCTTTTGGGAAAAAGGCCTTCTCCCTGCTGCCGCCTCCTCTTCTTCTCGTCCCCTGGAGCAAGAGGGCCCTGGGGACAAAAAGAAGAGAAACTTAGGGATTGAggttgggtttttttttctgttgcttGACTAAGGGTCTGTTCACATGAAGTGGGGGGAACCCTGGTGGGTGAGGTAAttcgcttaggtggggtaacctgcctgtccatataatcttttaatttgatcatgtttacatgagAGGCTATATGGACAGGCGAGTTACTCCACCTGAATGGGTTACCTCACTTAACTGGGGTCCCCTGCcaccatgtaaacaggcctttagTGTCAAAGATTTTGAAGTACACTAGATTTGattcaatttttcttcttctttttttaagtacaAGAAAGATGATGGTGAATATATCAACGAAAAGGAACTGCGTAGAGGCAGTGCTCAACAGAATCCTAATTTGCTGGAATGCCTTAAAGAGGAAATGAGAAAACTCAATACagaggtttgtttgtttgttctggCTTATCGCTTCTCGTAAAAGAAGAAACAGTTTATGCACACAACTGAACTGCATTAAAATAACACGGGAACCTCACATCACACCGGAAATCATTGTGAGAATACTTTCAATTCACAAAAGTAGAGTTATATTATTCCAGGGTTCATCGGAATAAACGAAAAGAAAGGCGAGGGCGTGGAATTAAAGAAAACCCAGGAGTGGTAACACTGTAAACTTTCAATTTCCGATGAAACTAGTTGCTTACTTATCCAGTCTGTAGTCTGTTTATCACAAGCACTTAACTGACGTTTAATTTGTCCAGCGTTTAATGCCTCGGCCTTTCCCCCTTATTTACACTAGATGACTTACCTACCCCACCCCTAGCCTAACATTTTGCCTAAGCGAGAAGTTAGCGTTAacgttgggttaggggaggggcagGTGAGGGGTAGTTTCCCGGAGTCCTATAGTGATCCGACGTCTTAAATGTCTAAGACGTTGTATACGTCCTGTAATGTAAATAGGCATATTCAGTAAAGACAACgcaacgtgaaaaaaaaaaacaaagcggAAGCGCGCGGAAAGGGCTGAATGCGACTTCGGATACTGAATTTGCTGCTCTGCCATTGGTATATTAGGTTTCTAGATCTGCGCGCGTAGTCGTCAGTGTGGTGACTTTAtctttgctaaatctgcctGCATGGTACGGCAAATGATGCCATGACTGACCACTTTTTCCTTATattgtctctctttttttcttttgtcttgcaGAAAAAGAATGGGCAAACAGATGCCAGATATAACTCTTCAGCGCCCGTTTTTACCGTGGATATTTAGAAtttaaagaagaattttattcgTTGTATAATTTGATGCTAatgaaatcaattttatttctctgGCAAAGCTAAAACATACGTAAATTTATTTTGTGtggtaaaacatttttaaattttaaacaggtcaaaataacaaaacattttatttatatttcagTACAATAAAATTTCAACGCTTTAAAAGCGTTTCTAAAAGCATAAGAAATAGAGACCTTCGTGTCCTGAATAACTGGACTTTTCGATTCTAACCTGTTACAGGCGttgagggacttgtcagaaattagcaggggggagggggggtggaaacagagggagggtcacaactttttgagactgcagaaaagggaAGGGTcgtgaaaaatgggccgttaagaGGGGGAGGGTCGTGCAAATATATGTCTGTGATTATGTcgaggttcacccacagaagaaaaaagaagttttttattttgtaaaaaaaaacacctgggagaaataggagagtcgagtgatcagctgtcagaatcagagtcggactttcttaatgctgtcatctaaaatgtatgtatatggcattacaaagaacagattagaaatatattttgag
Protein-coding sequences here:
- the LOC140952597 gene encoding microprocessor complex subunit DGCR8-like, which translates into the protein MANETPPGQTFSSNEAALPVEKRAPLKRKSDEILGNDQKRRQRSEESSIAEQDRRVIIMKGSLPKLALPDGWIALNHRSGGIVYLHKPTRVCTWSRPYHIGGGSVRKHDVPLASIPCFHQKKGMALEEAEAKGGNEEKDSFLSKQGASILNALNMSEMNSDDGTPKEDADIEKAHLVEGQERNGLDVIMSLANSDGVTESNEVTGVEMDDVTQKDAVTKRSDLETQHSQVVEDCSSSKQQEGLGNETSMKPEKLVEESSGPPLDLVDAKELGSYLSNLWEFQPLTSDQEKNAVNFQPQVSDDLELPASLECQPYALKGPDNSKQSGKDLLLNPGGKTPVALLHEYCQRTFKTKPVYLSSECESAQTPFMAEVQIDGIKYGIGTGSNKKVAKQVAAEATLEVLMPGVFNKVRDYQISKAELEFFDKIDIGDPRIPEFCSKTTLPNPSQILDECLKRNQGVCPSSINFTTVCAPDRSLSYKITCGKHEAMGPCKNKRLGKQLAAQQILKKLHPHLEKWGALIRIYCDRPTGAIKKYKKDDGEYINEKELRRGSAQQNPNLLECLKEEMRKLNTEKKNGQTDARYNSSAPVFTVDI